One region of Streptomyces rishiriensis genomic DNA includes:
- a CDS encoding CDP-alcohol phosphatidyltransferase, with product MPVTTRSSQPPTPQDPEDDTPTPRTPSADASTAEPATADEATEPSAPTAPDETVGSARAAQAVPRGLRARIAYWRGWRGRYPRVARVVWWTATVVSLVLVFGALSLPNRLFALHPSRFVRLPGEAIIGAALLLALPRRPRVALAALAGAALGALTILNVLDMQFVEYLGRDFDLVLDWTLLDDAQSYVADSMGGAVALAASIGLLLLIVLILAGMALATVRLSRLLVRDTRRATRGTLIAGTVWITCSVLGVQYAELPVASDQVVNTLASEARRVRATLQDEAAFGKVARSDTFGATPPAQLVPDLRGKDVIFTFIESYGRSAIEDPGIAPGVVETLDTSTAALAQAGFSAKSGWLTSATYGGSSWLGHSTTLSGLWVDTQQRYRTVMASDHLSLTKAFQKTGAWDTVGVMPGVQKGWPEQRFYGLDKVYNAFQMGYQGPKFSWSTMPDQYALEAFQRLEHGRTDRDKPLMSEIILTSSHQPWAPIPKMVGWDELGDGSVFEDIQAAGEKASDVISDSDRSKKAYGESVQYSVTALTQWLERYGTDDTVLVFLGDHQPISRVSGNEASRDVPISIVAKDPKVLDKIAAWNWTDGLKPAHDAPVWKMSSFRDRFLKAYGSTPHPSTG from the coding sequence GTGCCTGTCACCACTCGCTCATCCCAGCCGCCCACCCCGCAAGACCCCGAGGACGACACCCCGACGCCGCGAACCCCCTCGGCCGACGCCTCGACGGCCGAACCCGCCACGGCCGACGAGGCCACCGAACCCTCCGCGCCCACCGCGCCCGATGAGACCGTCGGGTCCGCCCGCGCCGCGCAGGCCGTCCCCCGGGGTCTCCGGGCGCGGATCGCGTACTGGCGGGGATGGCGGGGGCGGTATCCGCGGGTCGCTCGGGTGGTGTGGTGGACCGCGACCGTCGTCTCCCTGGTGCTCGTGTTCGGGGCGTTGTCGCTGCCGAATCGTCTCTTCGCGCTGCACCCCAGCCGGTTCGTGCGGCTGCCGGGTGAGGCGATCATCGGCGCGGCCCTGCTGCTGGCGCTGCCGCGCAGGCCCCGGGTGGCGCTGGCGGCGCTGGCCGGTGCGGCCCTCGGTGCGCTGACCATACTGAACGTGCTCGACATGCAGTTCGTGGAGTACCTGGGCCGCGACTTCGACCTCGTCCTGGACTGGACCCTGCTGGACGACGCGCAGTCGTACGTGGCGGACTCGATGGGCGGGGCGGTCGCGCTGGCCGCGTCGATCGGGCTGCTCCTGCTCATCGTGCTGATCCTGGCCGGCATGGCGCTGGCGACGGTGCGGCTGAGCCGCCTCCTGGTGCGTGACACCCGGCGGGCGACCCGGGGCACGCTGATCGCGGGCACCGTCTGGATCACCTGCTCCGTCCTCGGTGTCCAGTACGCCGAGCTGCCGGTCGCCTCCGACCAGGTCGTGAACACGCTCGCCTCCGAGGCCAGGCGGGTGCGGGCGACCCTCCAGGACGAGGCGGCGTTCGGAAAGGTGGCCCGCAGCGACACGTTCGGGGCCACCCCGCCCGCCCAGCTCGTGCCGGACCTGCGCGGCAAGGACGTGATCTTCACCTTCATCGAGAGCTACGGCCGCAGCGCCATCGAGGATCCGGGCATCGCTCCGGGCGTCGTCGAGACCCTGGACACCAGCACCGCGGCCCTGGCGCAGGCCGGCTTCAGCGCGAAGAGCGGCTGGCTGACCTCGGCGACGTACGGCGGCAGCAGCTGGCTCGGCCACTCCACCACCCTGTCCGGCCTGTGGGTCGACACCCAGCAGCGGTACCGCACGGTCATGGCCAGCGACCACCTGTCCCTGACGAAGGCGTTCCAGAAGACCGGCGCCTGGGACACGGTCGGCGTCATGCCGGGCGTGCAGAAGGGCTGGCCGGAGCAGAGGTTCTACGGCCTGGACAAGGTCTACAACGCGTTCCAGATGGGCTACCAGGGGCCGAAGTTCAGCTGGTCGACCATGCCCGACCAGTACGCCCTGGAGGCGTTCCAGCGGCTGGAGCACGGCCGCACCGACCGCGACAAGCCGCTGATGTCGGAGATCATCCTGACCTCCAGCCACCAGCCCTGGGCGCCGATCCCGAAGATGGTCGGCTGGGACGAGCTCGGCGACGGCTCGGTGTTCGAGGACATCCAGGCGGCCGGTGAGAAGGCGTCCGACGTCATCTCCGACTCCGACCGGTCCAAGAAGGCGTACGGCGAGTCCGTCCAGTACTCGGTGACCGCTCTCACCCAGTGGCTGGAGCGGTACGGCACCGACGACACCGTCCTGGTGTTCCTCGGCGACCACCAGCCCATCAGCCGGGTCAGCGGCAACGAGGCCAGCCGGGACGTGCCGATCTCGATCGTCGCGAAGGACCCGAAGGTCCTCGACAAGATCGCCGCCTGGAACTGGACGGACGGTCTGAAGCCCGCCCACGACGCCCCGGTGTGGAAGATGAGTTCCTTCCGCGACAGGTTCCTGAAAGCGTACGGCTCGACCCCGCACCCGTCGACCGGCTGA